One window from the genome of Amycolatopsis sp. NBC_01480 encodes:
- a CDS encoding ATP-binding protein: protein MFSRVAIVNRGEAAMRLIHAVRDLSAETGARIETVALYTDADRSSTFVREADLAYPLGPASARPYLDLAVLEKALVETKADAAWVGWGFVAEDPAFAELCEKVGVTFVGPSAEAMRKLGDKIGAKLIAEEVGVPVAPWSRGEVASLDAALRAGDEIGYPLMLKATAGGGGRGIRMVASAEDLTEAYERTSQEALRAFGSGIVFLERLVTGARHVEVQVISDGETAWALGVRDCSVQRRNQKIIEESASPVLSPEQTAELKTSAERLAVAVDYRGACTVEFLYHPGEKLFAFLEVNTRLQVEHPITEITTGTDLVQLQLHVAGGGKLEGPQPAESGHAVEARLNAEDPDRDFAPSPGHIARLLLPAGPGIRVDTGVSEGDTIPADFDSMIAKIIAYGRDRDQALARLRRALGETTVIIEGGATNKSFVLDLLDQPEVIDATADTGWIDRVRGEGRLVTSKHSAIALAAAAIEAYEDEEEIARQRLLATAHGGRPQVQHESGRPLDLKLRGVGYRVSVARVGQKRFRVGISGGGEVSPADVEIDRFDAHTGQITVNGRRFRLVTGTHGPVHLVEVDGVTHRVSRDEGGVVRSPAPALVVATPVSVGDEVDGGAPILVLESMKMETVLRAPFRARVRELPVSIGSQVETGAALLRLEPLADEEDAGDTAAAADEVVEIELPAEPAAASAADRAERGLQDLRSLLLGFDVDPHDQRRVLTGYLAAREELGEPGRALTAEVGLLGTFADLSELTRNKPAGEDISAERPVHSAREYFHSYLQSLDVERAGLPDAFQDRLRRVLGHYGVTDLERTPELEEAVFRIFLAQQRASSDVAIVSALLRQWLTEAPPVESLREEAGLALEHLVAATQVRYPAVSDLARGVVFRWFAQPLLRRARAEVYAGVRQSLRHLDRQPDAPDRAERIAAMVAGSEPLVRLLGQRIGRPGTDPAPLLEVLTRRYYGNKGLSGIRSRDVAGCTFVTAEHVEPARVVTTAVDFAQLPDAVRAAGELAGDAAAGAHVVADLYVRWADQPDADAMAERLGAAISAHPLPEHLDRITTTVAGGGGAVFHHHFTFRRGSEGFAEDRLIRGLHPRVAERMQLQRLQEFDLTRLPSSDEEVYLFKCVAKANPADERLVAMAQVRDLTPLREADGRLVSLPAAEDTLAGCLDAIRNIQAQRPAKKRFDTNRIVLYVWPPTELTMDELNHLARRVLPSTAGAGLEEILFLARRRDSATGELAEVAVTIRNDVGSGVRLAVGQPSTEPVQPLDGYRQKVLRAARRDTVYPYELTGMLAGEGSFVEHDLDDAGALVPVDRPRGGNKAAIVAGVVRTPSKLVPEGVERVVLLGDPTKALGALSEPECARVIAALDLAERKQVPLEWFSLSSGARISMDSGTENMDWVAAALKRIVEFTQGGGEINIVVAGINVGAQPYWNAEATMLMHTKGILVMTPDSAMVLTGKDALDFSGGVSAEDNFGIGGYDRVMGPNGQAQYWAPNLAGARDVLMAHYEHTYVVPGESSPRQAVTTDPAGRDVSDYPHAIVGSDFTTVGQIFSAEHNPDRKKPFDIRTVMRALSDQDHPVLERWAGMADADTAAVQDVHIGGRPVCLLGIESRSVPRRGFPPTDGPDTYTAGTLFPRSSKKAARAINSASGNRPLVVLANLSGFDGSPESMRKLQLEYGAEIGRAIVNFDGPIVFTVISRYHGGAFVVFSKALNPKMTVLALEGSFASVLGGAPAAAVVFAGEVNTRTANDPRVASLQARLTEVSGAERAALTAELAEVQSGVRAEKLGQVAAEFDRVHSIQRAVEVGSVDAIISAAELRPRIIEAIEHGLKS, encoded by the coding sequence GTGTTCAGTCGTGTCGCCATCGTGAACCGCGGGGAGGCCGCGATGCGGCTGATCCACGCAGTCCGGGACCTTTCCGCGGAAACCGGGGCGCGGATCGAGACGGTCGCCCTCTACACCGATGCGGACCGGTCCTCGACGTTCGTCCGTGAGGCCGATCTGGCCTACCCGCTGGGCCCGGCTTCCGCGCGCCCGTACCTCGACCTGGCCGTGCTGGAGAAGGCGCTGGTCGAGACCAAGGCCGACGCCGCGTGGGTCGGCTGGGGCTTCGTGGCCGAGGACCCGGCGTTCGCCGAGCTGTGCGAGAAGGTCGGCGTCACGTTCGTCGGCCCGAGCGCCGAGGCGATGCGCAAGCTCGGGGACAAGATCGGCGCGAAGCTGATCGCCGAGGAGGTCGGGGTCCCGGTCGCGCCGTGGAGCCGCGGCGAGGTCGCGAGCCTGGACGCCGCCCTGCGCGCCGGCGACGAGATCGGCTACCCGCTGATGCTCAAGGCCACCGCGGGCGGCGGCGGGCGCGGCATCCGCATGGTCGCCTCGGCCGAAGACCTCACCGAGGCCTACGAGCGCACCAGCCAGGAGGCGCTGCGCGCGTTCGGCTCCGGCATCGTGTTCCTGGAGCGCCTGGTCACCGGCGCGCGGCACGTCGAGGTCCAGGTGATCTCCGACGGCGAGACAGCGTGGGCGCTCGGCGTCCGCGACTGCTCCGTGCAGCGGCGCAACCAGAAGATCATCGAAGAGTCGGCCTCGCCGGTGCTCTCGCCCGAGCAGACCGCCGAGCTGAAGACGTCGGCCGAACGGCTCGCCGTGGCGGTGGACTACCGCGGCGCCTGCACCGTCGAATTCCTTTACCACCCCGGGGAAAAGCTGTTCGCCTTCCTCGAGGTGAACACCCGGCTCCAGGTCGAGCACCCGATCACCGAGATCACCACCGGCACCGACCTGGTGCAGCTGCAGCTGCACGTCGCGGGCGGCGGCAAGCTCGAGGGCCCGCAGCCGGCCGAGTCCGGCCACGCGGTCGAGGCGCGGCTGAACGCCGAGGACCCGGACCGCGACTTCGCCCCCTCCCCCGGCCACATCGCGCGGCTGCTGCTGCCCGCGGGCCCGGGCATCCGCGTCGACACCGGCGTGAGCGAGGGCGACACCATCCCGGCCGACTTCGACTCGATGATCGCCAAGATCATCGCCTACGGCCGCGACCGCGACCAGGCGCTGGCCCGGCTGCGCCGCGCGCTCGGCGAGACCACCGTGATCATCGAGGGCGGCGCCACCAACAAGAGCTTCGTGCTCGACCTGCTCGACCAGCCCGAGGTGATCGACGCCACCGCCGACACCGGCTGGATCGACCGGGTCCGCGGCGAGGGCCGGCTGGTCACCAGCAAGCACTCCGCGATCGCGCTCGCCGCGGCCGCCATCGAGGCGTACGAGGACGAGGAAGAGATCGCCCGCCAGCGCCTGCTGGCCACCGCGCACGGCGGCCGCCCGCAGGTGCAGCACGAGAGCGGCCGCCCGCTGGACCTCAAGCTCCGCGGCGTCGGCTACCGGGTTTCCGTGGCCCGCGTGGGCCAGAAGCGCTTCCGCGTCGGCATCAGCGGCGGCGGCGAGGTCAGCCCGGCCGACGTCGAGATCGACCGCTTCGACGCCCACACCGGCCAGATCACCGTGAACGGCAGGCGGTTCCGCCTGGTCACCGGCACCCACGGCCCGGTCCACCTGGTCGAGGTGGACGGCGTCACGCACCGCGTCAGCCGCGACGAGGGCGGTGTGGTCCGCTCGCCCGCGCCCGCGCTGGTGGTCGCGACCCCGGTCTCCGTCGGCGACGAGGTGGACGGCGGCGCGCCGATCCTGGTGCTGGAGAGCATGAAGATGGAAACGGTGCTGCGCGCGCCGTTCCGGGCCCGCGTGCGGGAGCTGCCGGTGTCGATCGGCAGCCAGGTGGAGACGGGCGCGGCGCTGCTGCGCCTGGAGCCGCTGGCCGACGAGGAGGACGCCGGCGACACCGCCGCGGCCGCCGACGAGGTCGTCGAGATCGAGCTGCCCGCCGAGCCCGCCGCCGCTTCGGCCGCCGACCGCGCCGAGCGTGGCCTGCAGGACCTGCGCAGCCTGTTGCTCGGCTTCGACGTGGACCCGCACGACCAGCGCCGCGTGCTGACCGGCTACCTGGCCGCACGCGAAGAGCTGGGCGAGCCCGGCCGCGCGCTGACCGCCGAGGTCGGGCTGCTGGGCACGTTCGCCGACCTGTCCGAGCTGACCCGCAACAAGCCGGCCGGCGAGGACATCAGCGCCGAGCGGCCGGTGCACAGCGCCCGCGAGTACTTCCACAGCTACCTGCAGAGCCTCGACGTGGAGCGCGCCGGGCTGCCGGACGCGTTCCAGGACCGGCTGCGCCGCGTGCTCGGCCACTACGGCGTCACGGACCTCGAGCGCACGCCGGAGCTGGAGGAAGCGGTCTTCCGGATTTTCCTGGCCCAGCAACGGGCTTCGTCCGACGTCGCGATCGTCTCGGCGCTGCTGCGCCAGTGGCTCACCGAGGCACCGCCCGTCGAGTCGCTGCGCGAGGAGGCCGGCCTGGCGCTGGAGCACCTCGTGGCCGCCACGCAGGTGCGGTACCCCGCGGTCAGCGACCTCGCCCGCGGCGTGGTGTTCCGCTGGTTCGCCCAGCCGCTGCTGCGCCGGGCCCGCGCGGAGGTCTACGCCGGGGTGCGGCAGAGCCTGCGCCACCTCGACCGGCAGCCGGACGCACCGGACCGCGCCGAGCGCATCGCCGCCATGGTGGCCGGCTCCGAGCCGCTGGTGCGGCTGCTCGGCCAGCGCATCGGCCGGCCGGGCACCGACCCGGCGCCGCTGCTGGAAGTGCTGACCCGCCGGTACTACGGCAACAAGGGCCTGTCCGGCATCCGCTCGCGCGACGTCGCGGGCTGCACGTTCGTCACCGCCGAGCACGTGGAGCCGGCGCGGGTGGTCACCACCGCCGTCGACTTCGCGCAGCTGCCCGACGCCGTGCGCGCGGCCGGCGAGCTGGCCGGGGACGCCGCAGCCGGCGCGCACGTGGTCGCCGACCTCTACGTGCGCTGGGCCGACCAGCCCGACGCGGACGCGATGGCCGAGCGCCTCGGCGCGGCGATCTCGGCGCACCCGCTGCCCGAGCACCTCGACCGGATCACCACCACCGTCGCCGGGGGCGGCGGCGCGGTGTTCCACCACCACTTCACCTTCCGTCGCGGTAGCGAGGGCTTCGCGGAGGACCGACTGATCCGCGGGCTGCACCCGCGCGTGGCCGAGCGCATGCAGCTGCAGCGGCTCCAGGAGTTCGACCTCACCCGGCTGCCCTCCTCGGACGAGGAGGTGTACCTGTTCAAGTGCGTGGCCAAGGCCAACCCGGCCGACGAGCGGCTGGTCGCGATGGCGCAGGTCCGCGACCTCACCCCGCTGCGCGAGGCCGACGGGCGGCTCGTTTCGCTGCCCGCCGCCGAGGACACCCTCGCCGGCTGCCTCGACGCCATCCGCAACATCCAGGCGCAGCGGCCGGCCAAGAAGCGCTTCGACACCAACCGGATCGTGCTGTACGTGTGGCCGCCGACCGAGCTGACCATGGACGAGCTGAACCACCTCGCCCGGCGCGTCCTGCCGAGCACGGCGGGCGCGGGCCTGGAGGAGATCCTCTTCCTGGCCCGGCGGCGCGACTCGGCGACCGGCGAGCTGGCCGAGGTGGCCGTCACGATCCGCAACGACGTCGGCTCCGGCGTGCGGCTCGCGGTCGGCCAGCCCTCGACCGAGCCGGTGCAGCCGCTCGACGGCTACCGGCAGAAGGTGCTGCGCGCGGCGCGTCGCGACACCGTCTACCCGTACGAGCTGACCGGGATGCTGGCCGGCGAAGGCAGCTTCGTCGAGCACGACCTCGACGACGCCGGCGCGCTGGTCCCGGTGGACCGGCCGCGGGGCGGGAACAAGGCCGCGATCGTCGCGGGGGTCGTGCGCACGCCGTCGAAGCTGGTGCCCGAGGGCGTCGAGCGGGTGGTGCTGCTGGGCGACCCGACGAAGGCGCTGGGCGCGCTGTCCGAGCCCGAGTGCGCCCGCGTGATCGCCGCGCTGGACCTGGCCGAGCGCAAGCAGGTGCCGCTGGAGTGGTTCTCGCTGTCCTCGGGCGCGCGGATCTCGATGGACTCCGGCACCGAGAACATGGACTGGGTGGCGGCCGCGCTCAAGCGGATCGTCGAGTTCACCCAGGGCGGCGGCGAGATCAACATCGTGGTCGCCGGCATCAACGTGGGCGCGCAGCCGTACTGGAACGCCGAAGCCACGATGCTCATGCACACCAAGGGAATCCTGGTGATGACGCCGGACTCGGCGATGGTCCTGACCGGCAAGGACGCGCTGGACTTCTCCGGCGGCGTCTCGGCCGAGGACAACTTCGGCATCGGCGGCTACGACCGCGTGATGGGCCCGAACGGGCAGGCGCAGTACTGGGCGCCGAACCTGGCCGGGGCGCGTGACGTGCTGATGGCGCACTACGAGCACACGTACGTGGTGCCGGGCGAGTCCTCGCCACGCCAGGCCGTGACGACCGACCCCGCGGGCCGTGACGTCTCGGACTACCCGCACGCGATCGTCGGCAGCGACTTCACCACCGTGGGCCAGATCTTCTCGGCCGAGCACAACCCGGACCGGAAGAAGCCGTTCGACATCCGCACGGTGATGCGCGCACTGTCCGATCAGGACCACCCGGTGCTGGAGCGCTGGGCCGGCATGGCGGACGCGGACACCGCCGCGGTGCAGGACGTGCACATCGGCGGCCGCCCGGTCTGCCTGCTCGGCATCGAGTCCCGCTCGGTGCCGCGCCGCGGCTTCCCTCCCACCGACGGCCCGGACACCTACACCGCGGGCACGCTTTTCCCGCGCTCGTCGAAGAAGGCCGCGCGCGCGATCAACTCGGCCAGCGGCAACCGCCCGCTCGTGGTGCTGGCGAACCTGTCCGGCTTCGACGGCTCCCCGGAGTCGATGCGCAAGCTGCAGCTGGAGTACGGCGCCGAGATCGGCCGGGCCATCGTCAACTTCGACGGCCCGATCGTGTTCACCGTGATCTCCCGCTACCACGGCGGCGCGTTCGTGGTGTTCTCCAAGGCGCTGAACCCGAAGATGACGGTGCTGGCGCTGGAGGGCTCGTTCGCCTCCGTGCTCGGCGGGGCGCCCGCCGCGGCGGTGGTGTTCGCCGGCGAGGTGAACACCCGCACGGCGAACGACCCCCGCGTGGCCTCGCTGCAGGCCCGCCTGACCGAGGTCAGCGGCGCCGAGCGCGCGGCGCTGACCGCGGAGCTGGCCGAGGTCCAGTCCGGCGTGCGCGCCGAGAAGCTGGGCCAGGTGGCGGCGGAGTTCGACCGGGTGCACAGCATCCAGCGCGCGGTCGAGGTCGGCTCGGTGGACGCGATCATCAGCGCGGCCGAGCTGCGGCCGCGGATCATCGAGGCGATCGAGCACGGCCTGAAGAGCTGA
- a CDS encoding sugar ABC transporter ATP-binding protein, with translation MGDEDVALVELAGVSKAYGGVRAVRGVDFTVRAGEVHALLGENGAGKSTLMKVLSGEVAAEQGTIRIAGEAVRFARPADAQRAGVAMIHQELDLVPALSVAENVFLGREPHARGVLDRRRMLAETRQLLARTGVGFDAATPVELLRTGERQLVTIAKALSLDARILIMDEPTSALSPHEVTRLFAVIDQLRRDGVAVVYISHRMEEIGRVADRATVLRNGEVVAEFDARELTAAQAAEAMVGRPVHLMFHAETRATVTEDVLEVADLVVRPRAGRREPAGISLRVGAGEIVGVAGLLGSGRTELLEALYGAGPKGVLSGTVRLRGKDFRPRSPRAALRAGVAYVPEDRRVSGLALEHSVLANTVLSIVDKLARFGLVPAARERGKAREAAGRLGVKLTSLADPVGALSGGNQQKVVLGRALLTEPALLLLDEPTRGVDVGAKAEIYRILGEIARTGVGVLLASSEPAELVGVCDRVVVLRGGRSVDELDTALAGEAELLAASMGDVQ, from the coding sequence ATGGGCGACGAGGACGTCGCGCTGGTCGAGCTGGCCGGCGTCAGCAAGGCCTACGGCGGGGTGCGTGCAGTGCGCGGTGTGGATTTCACCGTGCGGGCGGGGGAGGTGCACGCGCTGCTCGGGGAGAACGGGGCGGGCAAGTCCACCCTGATGAAGGTGCTCTCCGGGGAAGTGGCCGCCGAGCAGGGGACGATCCGGATCGCAGGGGAGGCGGTCCGGTTCGCCCGGCCGGCCGACGCGCAGCGGGCCGGCGTCGCGATGATCCACCAGGAATTGGACCTCGTGCCCGCGCTTTCGGTGGCGGAGAACGTTTTTCTCGGCCGTGAGCCGCACGCACGCGGGGTGCTCGACCGCCGCCGGATGCTGGCCGAAACCCGGCAGCTGCTCGCGCGCACCGGCGTCGGCTTCGACGCGGCCACGCCGGTGGAGCTGCTGCGCACCGGCGAGCGGCAGCTGGTCACCATCGCCAAGGCCCTCTCGCTCGACGCGCGGATCCTGATCATGGACGAGCCGACTTCGGCGTTGTCCCCGCACGAGGTGACGCGGCTGTTCGCGGTGATCGACCAGCTCCGCCGCGACGGCGTGGCCGTGGTCTACATCTCGCACCGGATGGAGGAGATCGGCCGCGTCGCCGACCGCGCGACGGTGCTGCGCAACGGCGAGGTGGTGGCCGAGTTCGACGCGCGCGAGCTGACGGCGGCGCAGGCCGCCGAGGCGATGGTCGGCCGCCCGGTGCACCTGATGTTCCATGCCGAGACCCGCGCGACGGTGACCGAGGACGTGCTCGAGGTGGCCGACCTGGTGGTCCGGCCGCGGGCCGGTCGGCGCGAGCCCGCCGGGATCAGCCTGCGCGTCGGGGCGGGCGAGATCGTCGGCGTCGCCGGGCTGCTGGGCTCCGGCCGCACAGAGCTGCTGGAGGCGCTGTACGGCGCCGGGCCGAAGGGCGTGCTGAGCGGCACTGTTCGCCTGCGGGGCAAGGACTTCCGGCCACGGTCGCCGCGCGCGGCGCTGCGGGCCGGCGTCGCGTACGTGCCGGAGGACCGGCGCGTTTCCGGGCTCGCGCTGGAGCATTCGGTGCTGGCCAACACCGTGCTGTCTATTGTGGACAAGCTGGCGCGGTTCGGCCTGGTGCCCGCCGCCCGCGAACGCGGCAAGGCCCGGGAGGCCGCGGGGCGCCTCGGCGTGAAGCTCACCTCGCTGGCCGACCCGGTCGGCGCGCTGTCCGGCGGCAACCAGCAGAAGGTGGTGCTGGGCCGGGCGCTGCTGACCGAGCCGGCCCTGCTGCTGCTCGACGAGCCGACCCGCGGCGTCGACGTCGGCGCCAAGGCCGAGATCTACCGGATCCTCGGCGAGATCGCGCGGACCGGCGTCGGCGTGCTGCTGGCCTCGTCCGAACCCGCGGAGCTGGTCGGCGTGTGCGATCGCGTGGTGGTGCTGCGCGGCGGGCGCAGTGTGGACGAGCTGGACACCGCGCTGGCCGGCGAGGCGGAGCTGCTCGCGGCGTCGATGGGAGATGTGCAGTGA
- a CDS encoding ABC transporter permease, producing the protein MKAVAVLFRFQSVFGLVIVFAAAVAFSPSYGGSLVFLGADNLFSVVRAISEIGVIAVGMTLVILVGGIDLSVGSVVGLASVGIAELLTADDWGLVPAVLLILAMGLVFGLLQGIASARFRIQAFIVTLAGMQIARGLARMWSGGEGVSITYGNGPGQAPVPFSLLGERTFGGVVPIPALIFVVVAVLAVVLLRVSAFSRHVYAIGGNERAARLSGVPVARVKVLVFGICGLLAALAGIVHAGQLNFGGPNDGVGYELNAIAAVVIGGTSLSGGRGSVLGTVAGALLVGVLDNILQLNDVDSNVQLIVVGVVIVFAAGLQRLRPASLGAAGAPPPAAVPEPPADSQADVQAGKGS; encoded by the coding sequence GTGAAGGCCGTCGCGGTGCTCTTCCGGTTCCAGAGCGTGTTCGGGCTGGTCATCGTGTTCGCCGCGGCCGTGGCGTTTTCCCCGTCGTACGGCGGGAGCCTGGTCTTCCTGGGCGCCGACAACCTGTTCAGCGTGGTGCGCGCGATCTCCGAGATCGGCGTGATCGCGGTCGGCATGACCCTGGTGATCCTGGTCGGCGGGATCGACCTGTCCGTCGGCTCGGTGGTCGGGCTGGCCAGCGTCGGCATCGCGGAGCTGCTCACCGCCGACGACTGGGGGCTCGTCCCCGCGGTGTTGCTGATCCTCGCGATGGGCCTGGTTTTCGGCCTGCTGCAAGGGATCGCGAGCGCGCGGTTCCGGATCCAGGCGTTCATCGTCACGCTCGCCGGCATGCAGATCGCGCGCGGGCTGGCCCGGATGTGGTCCGGCGGCGAGGGCGTCTCGATCACCTACGGCAACGGCCCGGGTCAAGCGCCGGTGCCGTTCTCGCTGCTGGGCGAGCGGACTTTCGGTGGCGTGGTACCGATCCCGGCGCTGATCTTCGTGGTGGTCGCCGTGCTGGCCGTGGTGCTGCTGCGGGTCAGCGCGTTCTCCCGGCACGTCTACGCGATCGGCGGCAACGAGCGGGCCGCGCGCCTGTCCGGCGTGCCGGTGGCCCGGGTGAAGGTGCTCGTGTTCGGCATCTGCGGGCTGCTCGCGGCGCTGGCCGGGATCGTCCACGCGGGACAGCTGAACTTCGGCGGCCCCAACGACGGCGTCGGCTACGAGCTGAACGCGATCGCCGCCGTGGTGATCGGCGGGACCAGCCTTTCCGGCGGGCGCGGGTCGGTGCTCGGCACCGTGGCGGGCGCGCTGCTGGTCGGCGTGCTGGACAACATCCTGCAGCTCAACGATGTCGACTCCAACGTACAGCTGATCGTGGTCGGTGTGGTGATCGTGTTCGCCGCCGGGCTGCAGCGGCTGCGGCCGGCCTCGCTCGGCGCGGCCGGTGCCCCACCTCCGGCTGCCGTTCCCGAGCCG